One Mercenaria mercenaria strain notata chromosome 12, MADL_Memer_1, whole genome shotgun sequence DNA segment encodes these proteins:
- the LOC123534990 gene encoding collagen alpha-1(III) chain-like isoform X1 has protein sequence MLCLRVLLVAEEFLETNRGTVEPRSRSNANGRAPGQPPITGFRSQNADSPGPRAEGQRMQRPADGPPAGGSRTPEDMFSLPIPPPLPVLPHGPPQLGELIFPPPLQPIVPLDPRRMPPRSPGRSGRFEGPNQQRSRRVRRQRRGRRSRGPRVFPNVPDVVQIPSVTPTAQGQPGGGQTGLTQAGAGQMGGQMNVQTGGQAGGQIGAGQFGGQATGSMGGSMTGTMGGPTGGPMGGPVSGPIGGTMGGPISGPIGGSMGGPMGGPVSGQMGGSMGGPMGGRVSGQMGGSMGGPMGGRVSGPMGGSMGGPMGGRVSGPMRGSMGGPMGGPISGPIGGTMSRPMGGSAVGQFGGQMGGPFGRQVSGPFGGRMTGPTFSFGQPSSGQFSAGTQTQGGQGSAIFPSQATQGPIIRQRGPGFTPDSSFSTGLDLSGSSTVVPGFPNGPALQFPDGARAFGQSDQLLFPRGGFSPEALSTTGLQSSGFQGFPRGSFGQSFGGAATGGQGFRPATFGPSFAATPTSGQIISQTSGGSEGQSQATSNFGFVRPSDSAAGPAFNTGTQPRQNFNIQFQPLQPGPQVPQIPEQQPTQGQMGLGTSGQANTGLNNGFSSQGNIQFGSSGQVGGSSQSGLQFGGSGQTGIQTGGTDQNSKFTNSGSTTVVETNTEQQSGTISFGSNRQGSNSAATTISERTVEAMAPVGNAEASTEFRLVEVGNILGDKGFVNNDATSGSAVAIETTSGQQGSAFQPAGDITTAFRSFEAVDGSQNFVDLSLEPTVTMTTAGSTVSKTDTTGSVTVTNTSETKTVMSVQDGPFARSINQDFSFFMDESNQAPNEMPPITFNAPEPPAVGSGGTQVLTFPVQGTGSTGAATSNTSQGFSLSTNSVTSGKTVTGPVQPDTTTIASDTTVGGLL, from the exons ATGCTATGCTTGCGTGTTCTGCTTGTAGCTGAGGAATTTTTAGAAACAAACAGGGGAACTGTTGAGCCGAGGTCTAGATCAAATGCTAATGGAAGAGCACCAGGTCAGCCGCCTATAACAGGTTTCCGGTCTCAAAATGCTGATTCCCCTGGTCCTAGGGCTGAAGGGCAAAGAATGCAAAGACCGGCAGACGGGCCTCCAGCCGGAGGCAGCCGAACACCTGAGGATATGTTTTCTCTTCCTATACCCCCACCGCTGCCTGTGCTTCCTCACGGTCCACCACAGCTTGGAGAGCTAATATTTCCACCACCCCTACAACCTATAGTACCATTAGATCCTCGAAGAATGCCACCCCGGTCTCCAGGGCGAAGTGGGCGTTTTGAAGGACCAAATCAGCAGCGCAGCAGACGAGTGCGGCGTCAGAGGCGAGGGCGAAGGTCACGTGGGCCAAGAG TTTTTCCAAATGTTCCTGATGTTGTCCAGATACCTTCTG TGACTCCAACTGCGCAAGGACAACCCGGTGGTGGCCAGACCGGACTGACCCAGGCAGGTGCAGGCCAGATGGGCGGTCAAATGAATGTTCAAACAGGTGGTCAAGCGGGTGGTCAGATAGGTGCTGGACAGTTTGGAGGACAAGCAACAGGATCTATGGGAGGCTCTATGACTGGAACAATGGGAGGGCCAACTGGAGGGCCAATGGGAGGTCCAGTTTCTGGACCGATAGGAGGAACAATGGGAGGTCCAATATCTGGGCCGATTGGCGGATCAATGGGAGGGCCAATGGGAGGTCCAGTATCTGGGCAGATGGGCGGATCAATGGGAGGGCCAATGGGAGGTCGAGTATCTGGGCAGATGGGCGGATCAATGGGAGGGCCAATGGGAGGTCGAGTATCTGGGCCGATGGGCGGATCAATGGGAGGGCCAATGGGAGGTCGAGTATCTGGGCCGATGCGCGGATCAATGGGTGGACCAATGGGAGGACCAATTTCTGGGCCGATAGGAGGAACTATGAGCAGACCAATGGGAGGATCTGCAGTAGGCCAGTTTGGAGGGCAGATGGGAGGTCCGTTTGGACGTCAAGTCAGTGGTCCGTTTGGAGGCCGGATGACAGGTCCAACCTTCTCTTTTGGCCAGCCATCGAGTGGTCAGTTTTCAGCTGGAACCCAGACCCAAGGTGGTCAAG GTTCCGCAATATTCCCCTCACAAGCCACACAAGGCCCCATCATAAGACAGCGTGGTCCAGGTTTCACCCCTGACAGCAGTTTTTCTACAGGTTTAGATTTAAGCGGATCATCTACTGTGGTTCCGGGGTTCCCAAACGGACCAGCACTCCAGTTCCCCGACGGCGCGCGAGCCTTCGGCCAAAGTGATCAACTTCTTTTCCCGAGAGGTGGATTTTCACCAGAAGCTCTTTCAACAACAGGCTTACAGTCCTCAGGATTTCAAGGTTTTCCCAGAGGATCATTTGGACAGAGCTTTGGGGGAGCAGCTACCGGTGGACAAGGATTCCGTCCTGCAACTTTCGGACCAAGCTTTGCTGCAACACCTACCTCCGGACAAATAATAAGTCAAACGTCAGGAGGAAGTGAAGGCCAGAGCCAGGCCACATCAAATTTTGGCTTTGTCAGGCCATCAGATAGCGCTGCAGGTCCCGCCTTTAACACTGGTACGCAGCCGAGACAAAACTTCAACATTCAGTTCCAACCGCTGCAACCAGGACCTCAAGTTCCACAGATTCCTGAGCAACAGCCTACCCAAGGCCAGATGGGACTTGGAACTTCCGGACAAGCAAACACTGGCTTGAACAATGGTTTCTCTAGCCAAGGTAATATTCAGTTCGGAAGTTCGGGCCAAGTAGGCGGTTCTAGTCAAAGTGGACTTCAGTTCGGTGGTTCTGGTCAAACTGGAATTCAGACTGGGGGCACCGATCAGAACAGCAAATTTACAAACTCCGGAAGCACGACAGTGGTTGAAACAAATACAGAACAGCAGAGTGGTACTATTTCTTTCGGTTCAAATAGGCAGGGTTCAAACAGTGCAGCTACCACGATATCGGAGCGTACGGTAGAAGCCATGGCACCTGTTGGAAACGCCGAAGCAAGTACAGAGTTTCGTCTTGTCGAAGTGGGAAATATCCTCGGAGATAAAGGCTTTGTAAACAATGATGCTACAAGCGGATCAGCCGTGGCCATTGAAACCACTAGCGGACAACAAGGTTCGGCCTTCCAGCCCGCTGGTGATATAACTACAGCTTTTCGCTCGTTTGAAGCAG TTGACGGCTCGCAGAATTTTGTTGATTTAAGTTTAGAGCCGACAGTTACTATGACAACAGCTGGCTCCACCGTCTCCAAAACAGACACCACCGGAAGCGTCACAGTAACAAATACATCAGAAACTAAAACTGTCATGTCAGTCCAAGATGGACCATTTGCAAGATCGATAAACCAGGATTTCTCCTTTTTCATGGATGAAAGCAACCAAGCGCCTAATG aaatgccACCAATCACATTCAATGCACCGGAACCGCCTGCCGTCGGCTCTGGAG GAACGCAGGTTCTTACCTTCCCGGTTCAAGGAACGGGTAGTACAGGAGCTGCAACGTCAAATACTTCACAAGGATTTAGTTTGAGTACGAACTCAGTCACATCAG GTAAAACAGTAACTGGACCTGTTCAACCTGACACAACAACTATTGCCAGTGATACAACAGTCGGTGGTTTATTGTGA